Genomic window (Rhododendron vialii isolate Sample 1 chromosome 4a, ASM3025357v1):
AGGCTCCAGGAACTGCAGAAACAAGTAACAACCAATAAGAAATGAAGACAAATTGTCAATAAGAAAAGCAACACGGTTTTCTGAGTGTGTCAATGTATAACACATATTCTTGCTCTTTATAGTACAGTAATTTAATCTGTGGCAAATTGGTATAATATAATTTGCAGAAAGGGTCTTCTTCTGTCTAGGGTAACAAAGATCTGCCACAAGTTAAAGAGCCAGAAGGCAAGGGAGAAATGCCAGTCATTTAGTGACATGATGCCACTCTTGACCCTTAATGTAATACGTAACGTAGAACCATGCGAATAATGGAAAATCCAAAGAAGTATCAAGGGAAAAAATACCCAAGAAAGTAAAAGGGAAACAGAGAAGAGTAAGAAAAAAGATCAATTTGTTGGATTCCACGAAAGTCAACACTTCAAGAATGACCACCCTTCGCTTGCACTCTATTCCTTTTTGGTATTTACATTTTAACAGGTACACCACCTCGctcaaattttcttcaaaaagttGGAATGGTAATCCTATTCACATCAATGACAGATGAAAtgtccagaaaaaaaaaaaaaagggacaaagAAAGAGGTCTTCCTCCCACATATCTGTGTTTTTTTAGAGATCCACAGATTTTCCTGCATAAAGTGAGACTCAAGGTGGGAATATCAGACTTTTCATAAGTGTCGGAGCGTGACAGCTAGACATATGCATACAATAATGAACAGTTCtgccctcaaaaaaaaaattacagactGCAAGAGAGGATAGAGTTGGTCGTTTATGGTTCACGTTTTGTTGGTATGAAAAACTCAAGAAAGTTACTGATGAGAATAGACCTGATCAACGTGTGTAAAAGTTGTCTCCTCAGCAATATCAGAGAAGCCATTGGCTAATAACTAGCGAGCACGTTCACATGTATGATACAGCTTGTCCCTTACCTCACCTAGAATAACTTGATAGGGCTCATTTGGAGGAATTTGTTTCCAAAACTCTGCATGGATGGAATCATGAGTGCAAAAGTGAAAACCAAATTGGAAACACATAACTTTCTCATAAGTAAATTTAGTGACCGGAGgactttttatgttttatttttgcaGTATGTATAACATGAATCTCAACCTACAGAAAGAGTTTCCCCAATCTATCCAAACATTACTTGGCCAAGTGTTAGAATGCCACCCTATTAAACCTATGATCCTGTCTCCTGTGCAAACAGGACTTGAATGTTGATGGAAATACCTAACACATTAACTTCTAAAGTCGACATTTTATTTACAGATTATCAAAGGTAGTATGAAAACATGACAGATTAAAGCAAAGAGCCACTCTAAAATATGTGAACGGCGTCAAGTGGAAGTTGGAAATGCTATTTTGCGTGAAGCACACtgttagaatatagtattagtagtagtctcacattgcttagttTACTTATTCAATATGTGAGTCATCTATCTATATAAATAAGATTGTTATGTGTGAGGGTTATTTTAACACcctatatatttttcttattctcccaaacaacatggtatcagagccacccTTAAtccaaccctaaccctaatcatAATCGTAACCCACGCCCCACAACCCATCATCACCACATACTGTTACTGTTCACCGCGAACACTATTCATCGAGAACACTGTTCACGTGAGCACTGTTCATCACTCATGGCTAATCAGATCTGGTCTCTCCCATATGCGTATGGTATCGTGCTTTTGTTTCTAGTTTCTGTAACGGTCTTTCCGCTATTTTTAATTGAATTTCTATACCATCTAATTTGTTGATCGCGGTTATGGGTTTGCCAGATCATTAGTTAATGTATTATTGCTATTGATACTGTTGGGTATTAGCATTACTTTGTTCGGCGCTCAGTTGATTAGTTATTAGTTGTTTTGGTTGGTGTTTCGTTGATTGAGGCTTggtagttctttattttttggttgtctCTCCATTGTTCGGTAAAATGTCTAAGCAAAAGTCTGATTCTGGTTCCGGCTACTGTTACGGGTAGTTCATTCAGTTCTTCACGGTTTCGGGAAAAGCTTTCTAGTACCTTCGCCCCATTGAATGGTAAAAAATTATGCTATTTAGGCTAAAGTAGTTGAAGTTTATTATTTGGGCTAGACACAGTATCATTATTTGATTGATGATCCCCCCGCATAGACTGTTTCTACTTGTAAGGCATGAGAATCTGAGGATGCCCGGATTCGATCTGAGTTGTGGAATAGTATGGAAGAACATATTGCTAGCACGCTTGTTTTCTTAGAAAGTGCCAAAAAGGTATGGACACAGGCTCAGGAGATGTATTCTGGTGTTAATAATCTCCGTCGGACATATGATCTTCATCGGTCCTTCTTTTTTATATCCCAGGGTGATTTTATCTTTGGAGGCTTACTATGCCAAATTTCTTGGTATTTGTGAGGAGCTCAATATTTGTGAGTCTATTTCATCTGACATTCAGGTTATGCGACGCCAGCGTGAGCGTATGCAGGTTGCTCGATTTATATCTGGTGCATCATCCACCTATGATCCTGTTAGTCCTCAGCTCTTGGGGTCTCGAGATTTACCTTCTCTTAGTGAGGTATTTAGTTGCCTTCGTCAGTCTTTTGTATCTGTGTCTACGCCTGCCCCTTCTCTTGATCGTTCAGCATTAGCTTCCactatttttgttagttttggctCTTCCTTCAACCGCGGCCGTGGTCGTGGGTTTAGTGATCGTGGTTGTGATTCTGGATTTGGTGGTTGTGGTTTTGGTCGTGGTGTTGATGGTTGTGACTCTGGTTTTGGTGCTCATGAAGGTCATAGGTCAGGGGGAGGTGGC
Coding sequences:
- the LOC131321744 gene encoding uncharacterized protein LOC131321744, translating into MPNFLVFVRSSIFVSLFHLTFRLCDASVSVCRLLDLYLVHHPPMILLVLSSWGLEIYLLLVSFGSSFNRGRGRGFSDRGCDSGFGGCGFGRGVDGCDSGFGAHEGHRSGGGGRGHSRDSKLYIYCWGTNHTVEYCYHLHGFPQAHQVMISLDTGQLAHSSANNVVTISAKEYQRLMSIQPPAIDSSATAMLAQTESPDGEENWWRC